Part of the Gammaproteobacteria bacterium genome, GTCAGCGACGCCACGCTGCTCGCGCCGGTCGCGGAATGAGCCGGACTCGACCACGATGACCAGGGATCTTTCCGTTCAGCCCAGCAGGATGCCCTTGGCCAGGTTGACCCTCGCCGCGAGATAGTTGGAACCGCCGCGGTCCGGGTGCAGCTTCCGCATCAGGCGCCGGTGGGCATCGATGATCCCCTCGCGTCCGGCGCCGGGCTCGAGCCCCAGGACCTCCCAGGCCTGTTCGCGGGTCATCCCGCTGCCGCCACAGAGTTCGTCGCGCTGGACGCGTGCTCCGAGCGCCAGTCCGCCCCGAAGCGCTTGTCGAGGTGGGCGGCCAGAAACGACCCGCGGGAAAACCGCAATGGTGCTGTTCGATCCCGATTTTCTGATCTGGATTCAGCGCGGAAACCCAAAGGCGCTCAAACGCATTACCCGAACCGACTCGTCCGCCATATCGGTGCAGACGTATCTGGAGTTCATGCACTATGCGAGGAACAAGAGCCAACAACGCATTATCAGGGATTTCTTCTATGAGGTGGGAATACCGATACTGCCGTTCACCCCGAACATCGGGCATCGCGCCATGGCATATGTCGACACTTATGCGCTATCATTCGGCCTTCGCGCCGGGGACGCGATCATCGCCGCGACGGCGGTAGAAAACAACCTCATGTTGACACCAGGAAACGCGAAGCACTTCCAGCACATCTTAGGAATTGCAGTTCAAGGCGTTCCGGGCCTGAAGACGCAATTGCTGAGCACTGACGACGATATATCCCCGCCGACGGCCTGGAGGCGCGATTAATCAAGAGCCCCGAAGTGAAGCGGAAACGACGGAAAAACAAGCCCCCGAGAGGCGCCAGCCGAAAGTGTCAGTCTCCCTTGTCCACCGCGGAACTGGAGGCCCACGGAGCAATCCTCCTGGAAAACCGGCGGTTCAAGGAAGCGATTGCCGCTTTCAAGGATCTTCTGCAACGCGAACGCCGCGAACCGTGGCTTGAGGCGCTTTCGACGGCCTACGCCGGACGCGCCCGAGAACTAGCGGACAAGGGAATGGTCAGGGAGGCCCTCGCGATCTGGCAAAATCACGCGGAGCATTGCGGCAGGTCCCTCGAAGAACCCGCCTACGTCGAGCTGCTGATGAAGGCCGGGCGGGTCGATGCGGCAATCGGCGTTCTTTCGGATCACCCCGATGATCCGGAGTTTCAATGTTATCTCCCCGAATTGCGCGCCCTGGCGGCTACTCAGGCCCTGACCGGAAGGGACGCGGTGCTGACGCACTTCCCCGACGACGACCCCGTCGTGCGGGATCATCCCGCCGCCCAGGCCGCACTGCGGGCTTATTGCCTGGGCGATGACGCCACGGTCGAGGCGAAACTGAAGTCCATCCCCTTCCGCTCACCCTATCGAGACCTGCGGCAGATCCTGAAGGCGTTGATACGGTTCGAGACGGATTCGGAGGACGCGGACCGCCTGCTGGAGCGCATCGACAGCGAGTCACCGTTTCGCGGGGTCTGTGACGCCATAAGGGCCGCTCGACTGCCCAGGCTCGACTTCATGCGCCGATTCGGAGAGCTGAAGCCGGCGCAGCGGCGATTCGCGATCGCGTTGAGGGGCTGGTCCCCGCAACAGGCCAAGCGGATACAGGAACTGCAGCAACTCGGGGAACACCCCGGCCCGCGTGCAATGATGGGTTTCCTGTTGCGTCACCGCGAAGCACTCGAAGGCGACTGGGTCCGCCAAGCCGCCATGCGCTTGCTGGTTCATGAGCCCGGCGAGCGAGGGCGCTACAACAGGTCGTTCGGCAAGATGCCCGAGTTCCATCGGCATCGCATCCAGGCCCTGCATCTCGAAGAGTACGGGGATTCACCCCACGACATCTTCAATACCTGGAGAGACGCGTTTCAGGCGTTGGACCTCAAGACCAGCAATCCGGGAACAGAGGCCGCGTTGCCCGGGGCGATGGTGTTGCGTCATTCGGCCGATCGCTGGCTGCGGACCGAATCGTTCGACCCCACAACCGCGAAGGCGCTGGAACTCAGTCTGCTTCTGGATCCGGAAGATTTACAGACCCACCTGAGGCTGATCCACCATTACCGCTCTGTCGGAGAACTGAAGTACGCACGCCGTGTGCTGGATATCGCCCTTGCGCGCTATCCACGGGACGTCGCGGTGCTGACCGAGGCGGTGGAGACCGCGATCGCCGGGGGGGCCTTCAAGAAGGCCGCCCGCTTTGCGCGCCAGGTCCTGGACCACGATCCCATCAACGCAAGGGTGCGGGATATCCTCGTCGATTCCCATCTATCGCATGCCCGCAAGCAGATTGGGCAGGGCAAGCATGCATTGGCGCACAAGGAGCT contains:
- a CDS encoding PIN domain-containing protein; the protein is MVLFDPDFLIWIQRGNPKALKRITRTDSSAISVQTYLEFMHYARNKSQQRIIRDFFYEVGIPILPFTPNIGHRAMAYVDTYALSFGLRAGDAIIAATAVENNLMLTPGNAKHFQHILGIAVQGVPGLKTQLLSTDDDISPPTAWRRD